From Pseudomonas sp. G2-4:
AGGTCCCAGTGAGATCTCATCTTGAGGCAAGTTTCCCGCTTAGATGCTTTCAGCGGTTATCTTTCCCGAACATAGCTACCCGGCAATGCCACTGGCGTGACAACCGGAACACCAGAGGTTCGTCCACTCCGGTCCTCTCGTACTAGGAGCAGCCCCTCTCAAATCTCAAACGTCCACGGCAGATAGGGACCGAACTGTCTCACGACGTTCTAAACCCAGCTCGCGTACCACTTTAAATGGCGAACAGCCATACCCTTGGGACCGGCTTCAGCCCCAGGATGTGATGAGCCGACATCGAGGTGCCAAACACCGCCGTCGATATGAACTCTTGGGCGGTATCAGCCTGTTATCCCCGGAGTACCTTTTATCCGTTGAGCGATGGCCCTTCCATACAGAACCACCGGATCACTAAGACCTACTTTCGTACCTGCTCGACGTGTCTGTCTCGCAGTCAAGCGCGCTTTTGCCTTTATACTCTACGACCGATTTCCGACCGGTCTGAGCGCACCTTCGTACTCCTCCGTTACTCTTTAGGAGGAGACCGCCCCAGTCAAACTACCCACCATACACTGTCCTCGATCCGGATAACGGACCTGAGTTAGAACCTCAAAGTTGCCAGGGTGGTATTTCAAGGTTGGCTCCACGCGAACTGGCGTCCACGCTTCAAAGCCTCCCACCTATCCTACACAAGCAAATTCAAAGTCCAGTGCAAAGCTATAGTAAAGGTTCACGGGGTCTTTCCGTCTAGCCGCGGATACACTGCATCTTCACAGCGATTTCAATTTCACTGAGTCTCGGGTGGAGACAGCGCCGCCATCGTTACGCCATTCGTGCAGGTCGGAACTTACCCGACAAGGAATTTCGCTACCTTAGGACCGTTATAGTTACGGCCGCCGTTTACCGGGGCTTCGATCAAGAGCTTCGCGTTAGCTAACCCCATCAATTAACCTTCCGGCACCGGGCAGGCGTCACACCCTATACGTCCACTTTCGTGTTTGCAGAGTGCTGTGTTTTTAATAAACAGTCGCAGCGGCCTGGTATCTTCGACCGGCATGAGCTTACGGAGCAAGTCCTTCACCCTCACCGGCGCACCTTCTCCCGAAGTTACGGTGCCATTTTGCCTAGTTCCTTCACCCGAGTTCTCTCAAGCGCCTTGGTATTCTCTACCCAACCACCTGTGTCGGTTTGGGGTACGGTTCCTGGTTACCTGAAGCTTAGAAGCTTTTCTTGGAAGCATGGCATCAACCACTTCGTCACCCAAAGGGTAACTCGTCATCAGCTCTCGGCCTTGAAACCCCGGATTTACCTAAGATTTCAGCCTACCACCTTAAACTTGGACAACCAACGCCAAGCTGGCCTAGCCTTCTCCGTCCCTCCATCGCAATAACCAGAAGTACAGGAATATTAACCTGTTTTCCATCGACTACGCTTTTCAGCCTCGCCTTAGGGACCGACTAACCCTGCGTCGATTAACGTTGCGCAGGAAACCTTGGTCTTTCGGCGTGGGTGTTTTTCACACCCATTGTCGTTACTCATGTCAGCATTCGCACTTCTGATACCTCCAGCAAGCTTCTCAACTCACCTTCACAGGCTTACAGAACGCTCCTCTACCGCATCACCTAAGTGATACCCGTAGCTTCGGTGTATGGTTTGAGCCCCGTTACATCTTCCGCGCAGGCCGACTCGACTAGTGAGCTATTACGCTTTCTTTAAAGGGTGGCTGCTTCTAAGCCAACCTCCTAGCTGTCTAAGCCTTCCCACATCGTTTCCCACTTAACCATAACTTTGGGACCTTAGCTGACGGTCTGGGTTGTTTCCCTTTTCACGACGGACGTTAGCACCCGCCGTGTGTCTCCCATGCTCGGCACTTGTAGGTATTCGGAGTTTGCATCGGTTTGGTAAGTCGGGATGACCCCCTAGCCGAAACAGTGCTCTACCCCCTACAGTGATACATGAGGCGCTACCTAAATAGCTTTCGAGGAGAACCAGCTATCTCCGAGCTTGATTAGCCTTTCACTCCGATCCACAGGTCATCCGCTAACTTTTCAACGGTAGTCGGTTCGGTCCTCCAGTTAGTGTTACCCAACCTTCAACCTGCCCATGGATAGATCGCCCGGTTTCGGGTCTATTCCCAGCGACTAGACGCCCTATTAAGACTCGCTTTCGCTACGCCTCCCCTATTCGGTTAAGCTCGCCACTGAAAATAAGTCGCTGACCCATTATACAAAAGGTACGCAGTCACCCAACAAAGTGGGCTCCCACTGCTTGTACGCATACGGTTTCAGGATCTATTTCACTCCCCTCTCCGGGGTTCTTTTCGCCTTTCCCTCACGGTACTAGTTCACTATCGGTCAGTCAGTAGTATTTAGCCTTGGAGGATGGTCCCCCCATATTCAGACAAAGTTTCTCGTGCTCCGTCCTACTCGATTTCACTTCTAAGATCCTTTCGCGTACAGGGCTATCACCCACTATGGCCGCACTTTCCAGAGCGTTCCGCTAAAATCAAAGAAGCTTAAGGGCTAGTCCCCGTTCGCTCGCCACTACTAAGGGAATCTCGGTTGATTTCTTTTCCTCAGGGTACTTAGATGTTTCAGTTCCCCTGGTTCGCCTCTTGCACCTATGTATTCAGTACAAGATAACCATCTTATGATGGCTGGGTTCCCCCATTCAGACATCTCCGGATCAAAGTCTGTTTGCCGACTCCCCGAAGCTTTTCGCAGGCTACCACGTCTTTCATCGCCTCTGACTGCCAAGGCATCCACCGTATGCGCTTCTTCACTTGACCATATAACCCCAAGCAATCTGGTTATACTGTGAAGACGACATTCGCCGAAAATTCGTACGCTTGCTCACTTAAGAGCAACTCACAAATTTTACCTTAGCCTGAGCCGTTACCAGTGAAAGTAACGTCCAGTCTATCTTTCTATCACATACCCAAATTTTTAAAGAACGATCTAATCAAAAGACTAGAAATCAACATTCAGGCACCGTCTTGGTGGAATGCTCATTTCTAAGCTTTCAGAAGCAGTTTATGGTGGAGCCAAGCGGGATCGAACCGCTGACCTCCTGCGTGCAAGGCAGGCGCTCTCCCAGCTGAGCTATGGCCCCATAACAAAATTGGTGGGTCTGGGCAGATTCGAACTGCCGACCTCACCCTTATCAGGGGTGCGCTCTAACCAACTGAGCTACAGACCCAATTTCGAGCTTGTAACTGTTAGCTATGAGCTATCAGCTTGGAGCTTAAAGCTGCTTCTATCGTCTTCTTCAATGAATCAAGCAATTCGTGTGGGAGCTCATGAAGCAGCTGCGGTCGTCGATTAAGGAGGTGATCCAGCCGCAGGTTCCCCTACGGCTACCTTGTTACGACTTCACCCCAGTCATGAATCACACCGTGGTAACCGTCCTCCCGAAGGTTAGACTAGCTACTTCTGGTGCAACCCACTCCCATGGTGTGACGGGCGGTGTGTACAAGGCCCGGGAACGTATTCACCGCGACATTCTGATTCGCGATTACTAGCGATTCCGACTTCACGCAGTCGAGTTGCAGACTGCGATCCGGACTACGATCGGTTTTGTGGGATTAGCTCCACCTCGCGGCTTGGCAACCCTCTGTACCGACCATTGTAGCACGTGTGTAGCCCAGGCCGTAAGGGCCATGATGACTTGACGTCATCCCCACCTTCCTCCGGTTTGTCACCGGCAGTCTCCTTAGAGTGCCCACCATAACGTGCTGGTAACTAAGGACAAGGGTTGCGCTCGTTACGGGACTTAACCCAACATCTCACGACACGAGCTGACGACAGCCATGCAGCACCTGTCTCAATGTTCCCGAAGGCACCAATCCATCTCTGGAAAGTTCATTGGATGTCAAGGCCTGGTAAGGTTCTTCGCGTTGCTTCGAATTAAACCACATGCTCCACCGCTTGTGCGGGCCCCCGTCAATTCATTTGAGTTTTAACCTTGCGGCCGTACTCCCCAGGCGGTCAACTTAATGCGTTAGCTGCGCCACTAAGAGCTCAAGGCTCCCAACGGCTAGTTGACATCGTTTACGGCGTGGACTACCAGGGTATCTAATCCTGTTTGCTCCCCACGCTTTCGCACCTCAGTGTCAGTATCAGTCCAGGTGGTCGCCTTCGCCACTGGTGTTCCTTCCTATATCTACGCATTTCACCGCTACACAGGAAATTCCACCACCCTCTACCATACTCTAGCTTGTCAGTTTTGAATGCAGTTCCCAGGTTGAGCCCGGGGATTTCACATCCAACTTAACAAACCACCTACGCGCGCTTTACGCCCAGTAATTCCGATTAACGCTTGCACCCTCTGTATTACCGCGGCTGCTGGCACAGAGTTAGCCGGTGCTTATTCTGTCGGTAACGTCAAGACAATCACGTATTAAGTAACTGCCCTTCCTCCCAACTTAAAGTGCTTTACAATCCGAAGACCTTCTTCACACACGCGGCATGGCTGGATCAGGCTTTCGCCCATTGTCCAATATTCCCCACTGCTGCCTCCCGTAGGAGTCTGGACCGTGTCTCAGTTCCAGTGTGACTGATCATCCTCTCAGACCAGTTACGGATCGTCGCCTTGGTGAGCCATTACCCCACCAACTAGCTAATCCGACCTAGGCTCATCTGATAGCGCAAGGCCCGAAGGTCCCCTGCTTTCTCCCGTAGGACGTATGCGGTATTAGCGTCCGTTTCCGAGCGTTATCCCCCACTACCAGGCAGATTCCTAGGCATTACTCACCCGTCCGCCGCTCTCAAGAGAAGCAAGCTTCTCTCTACCGCTCGACTTGCATGTGTTAGGCCTGCCGCCAGCGTTCAATCTGAGCCATGATCAAACTCTTCAGTTCAAACATCTTTGGGTTTTGAGAAAACCCTAAACTTGGCTCAGCAATCGTTGGTTACATCTTTGATTTCTCGCGGAGTAACTTGTGATGCTGATAATCTGTTGACTAGCAGTCTGACTCCACAAGCACCCACACGAATTGCTTGATTCAGTTGTTAAAGAGCGGTGGGTTGAGCCTTTCGTCTCAACCGAGGCGCGCATTCTACAGCGCCTTGTGTATCTGTCAAGCGGTTATTTTCAACAACTTCAACCACTTGCGCTTCCGATCTCTCGTTAGCGGGAGGCGAATTCTACAGCGTTACTCGCTGCTGTCAACACCTCTTTTTCTCCGCTTTCGACCGAGAAGATCGAATCGTCAATAAGGCCAAACAAACCACCTTATCAACTACTTCCCAGGCTTCGATAAACTGAAGCCCGGCACTTTCAAAACAAGGATAACTCATTGAAACTCAAGGAGTTTTCCGTTTCGACTGCGCCGGAAGTGGGGCGAATTATAGACGTCCAGAATCTGCCGTCAACCCTTAATTTACGCTTTTGTTGCAGAAGGGACTTTCCTGCCCATCAAGCGCGGAGTCCGACGCGCAATCGCAGGAATTCTGAGCACCAACAGTACCGCACCTATAAAGGCGTAAATCGACCATTCTTTCAGGTCCGCCCGCACGATCCACAGCATGTGCAACAACCCAAGCCCCAAAATCAGATAAACCAGGCGATGCAGCTTCTTCCAACGCGGGCCAAGTCGCCGCTGGCTGTAGCGATTGGACGTAACCGCCAGCGCCAGCAAACCGAGAAACCCAAGCCCACCAACAATGATATAAGGCCGCTTGCTCAACTCAACGCCCAGCTGTGACCAATCAAACCCCAGTATGAACGCCGCATACCCACTCAGATGCAGCACTGCATAAGCAAAGCACCACAACCCCAACTGACGCCTGACCGCGACCCACCCCGCCCACCCCGTCAGCTTCTGCAGCGGCGTCATGCTCAAGGTGATCAGCAGCAAGATCAGCGCCCCCAACCCGAGCCGATCCACCAGCACCTTGCCCGGGTCAGGACCCAGTGAATTCATCAAGGCCTCGTACAGCCAGAACAACGGCCAGATCGCTGCGGCGACGAAAACGCCGATTCGCCATATCGGGAAACGCATCAGTAGTCCTTCCTCAAGTCCATCCCTGCATAGAGAGAAGCGACTTCATCCTGATAGCCGTTGAACATCAACGTATCGCGAACATTGGGACTGAACAGCCCACTCGGCAAACGACGCTCGTGGGCCTGGGTCCAGCGCGGGTGATCGACCGTCGGATTAACGTTGGCATAAAAGCCGTACTCATCAGATGCGATGCTTTGCCAGGTCGTCTTCGGCTGCTCGCTCACCAGACTGATGCGCACAATGGACTTCACGCTTTTGAAACCGTACTTCCACGGCACCACCAGCCGCAACGGTGCACCGTTCTGATTTGGCAGCTCTCGTCCGTACATCCCCACCGCCAGGATTGCCAGCGGGTTCATCGCCTCATCCAATCGCAAGCCTTCCACATAAGGCCAGTCGATCAAGGCGAAACCTGAGCGCTGTCCCGGCATGACCTTGGGATCCTGCAAGGTTTCGAAGCGAATGTACTTGGCCTTGGAGGTCGGCTCGACCTGCTTGAGCAGCGCCGAAATGGGAAAGCCGATCCACGGAATGACCATCGACCAGGCTTCGACACAGCGCAAGCGATAGATTCGCTCTTCCAATTGATAAGGCTTCATGAAGTCTTCCAACCCATAGCGCCCCGGTTTGCCTACCTCGCCGTCCACCACCACACTCCAGGGTTCGGTTTTCAAGGATCCGGCATTCGCCGCCGGATCGCCCTTGTCGGTCCCGAACTCATAGAAATTGTTGTAATGGGTGGCGTCCTTGAACGGCGTGATTGACTCATCCTTGACCGTGACCGCCCCCCATTGGGTGGATGGCAGCTTTTTGGCCAACCCGGACGGGGCCTTGCCGGGCTCGACATCGGCATAACGCGCAGCATCGGCAGCACCCGC
This genomic window contains:
- the msrQ gene encoding protein-methionine-sulfoxide reductase heme-binding subunit MsrQ — protein: MRFPIWRIGVFVAAAIWPLFWLYEALMNSLGPDPGKVLVDRLGLGALILLLITLSMTPLQKLTGWAGWVAVRRQLGLWCFAYAVLHLSGYAAFILGFDWSQLGVELSKRPYIIVGGLGFLGLLALAVTSNRYSQRRLGPRWKKLHRLVYLILGLGLLHMLWIVRADLKEWSIYAFIGAVLLVLRIPAIARRTPRLMGRKVPSATKA
- the msrP gene encoding protein-methionine-sulfoxide reductase catalytic subunit MsrP, whose protein sequence is MLIKIPKTSDCRESDVTPESLYLSRRQMLGATMAGLAVSSLPRWAGAADAARYADVEPGKAPSGLAKKLPSTQWGAVTVKDESITPFKDATHYNNFYEFGTDKGDPAANAGSLKTEPWSVVVDGEVGKPGRYGLEDFMKPYQLEERIYRLRCVEAWSMVIPWIGFPISALLKQVEPTSKAKYIRFETLQDPKVMPGQRSGFALIDWPYVEGLRLDEAMNPLAILAVGMYGRELPNQNGAPLRLVVPWKYGFKSVKSIVRISLVSEQPKTTWQSIASDEYGFYANVNPTVDHPRWTQAHERRLPSGLFSPNVRDTLMFNGYQDEVASLYAGMDLRKDY